Proteins encoded together in one Telopea speciosissima isolate NSW1024214 ecotype Mountain lineage chromosome 4, Tspe_v1, whole genome shotgun sequence window:
- the LOC122657647 gene encoding histone H2AX, whose translation MSSAATTKGGRGKPKASKSVSRSHKAGLQFPVGRIARFLKAGKYAERVGAGAPVYLSAVLEYLAAEVLELAGNAARDNKKNRIVPRHIQLAVRNDEELSKLLGAVTIANGGVLPNIHQTLLPKKVGKGKGEIGSASQEF comes from the exons ATGAGTTCAGCGGCGACAACCAAGGGAGGGCGAGGGAAGCCCAAAGCTTCTAAATCGGTGTCAAGGTCACATAAAGCCGGTTTGCAGTTCCCCGTCGGTAGGATCGCTAGGTTTCTCAAGGCTGGAAAATACGCTGAACGAGTTGGTGCGGGCGCTCCAGTTTATCTCTCCGCTGTTCTTGAATATCTTGCAGCCGAG gttttggaaTTGGCTGGGAATGCTGCGCGGGATAACAAGAAGAATCGTATTGTTCCGAGGCACATTCAACTTGCGGTGAGGAATGACGAGGAATTGAGTAAGCTTTTGGGGGCTGTCACCATCGCTAATGGAGGTGTTTTGCCTAACATTCACCAAACTCTTTTACCTAAGAAGGTGGGGAAAGGAAAGGGTGAGATTGGATCTGCGTCACAGGagttctaa